A stretch of the Bordetella genomosp. 8 genome encodes the following:
- a CDS encoding NADPH-dependent FMN reductase yields MEYRIAVLVGSLRKASFNLQLAHALEKLLPAHFKPTYANLDIPLYNQDLDQSMPAGAVALKDLVRQSQGVLFVTPEHNRSIPAALKNAIDWGTRPAGQNVWTGKPSGIVGISPSNAGTALAQQHLRNILAAEGSMALTVPEIFLQMKDGFFDADGAIANADTRAFLQGWVDKYVAWVEKLAA; encoded by the coding sequence ATGGAATACCGGATCGCCGTCCTCGTCGGCAGCCTGCGCAAGGCCTCGTTCAATCTTCAGCTGGCCCACGCCTTGGAAAAGCTGCTGCCCGCCCATTTCAAACCGACCTACGCCAACCTGGATATCCCGCTTTACAACCAGGACCTGGACCAATCCATGCCGGCGGGCGCGGTGGCGCTGAAGGACCTGGTTCGGCAGTCGCAGGGCGTGCTGTTCGTCACGCCGGAACACAATCGGTCCATCCCGGCCGCGCTCAAGAACGCCATCGACTGGGGCACCCGCCCCGCCGGACAGAACGTCTGGACGGGCAAGCCGAGCGGCATTGTCGGCATCTCGCCCAGCAACGCGGGCACGGCCCTGGCGCAGCAGCACCTGCGCAATATCCTGGCGGCGGAAGGATCGATGGCGCTGACCGTGCCGGAAATCTTTCTGCAGATGAAGGACGGATTCTTCGACGCCGATGGCGCCATCGCGAATGCCGACACCCGTGCCTTTTTGCAAGGCTGGGTGGACAAGTACGTGGCGTGGGTGGAAAAACTGGCGGCCTGA
- a CDS encoding pyridoxal phosphate-dependent decarboxylase family protein, producing MTLPPTAPPSGGSLDPTDWAELRAQGHRMLDDMFDYLAGLRERPVWQPAPADVRAGFSAPLPRQPSSLEAAHGRFMRDILPYAVGNAHPGFMGWVHGGGTAVGMLAETLAAGLNANLGGRNQIPIEVERQITRWMRELFGFPEAASGLFVTGTSMANLVGVLVARAAALGQPVRRTGVAGQTRSTARLVAYTSACAHTCIAQAMDITGLGTDALRLIPVDRDFRMDPAALRAAIAADRQAGFQPFLIAGTAGTVDVGAIDPLDVLADIAADEGMWFHVDGAFGALAMLAPALAPLLAGIERADSIAFDFHKWGQVPYDAGFILVRDGATHRAAFETSAAYLSRETRGLAADSPWPCDYGPDLSRGFRALKTWFTLTVYGADQLGAAIARTCDVARHLARRVADEPRLELLAPVALNIVCFRYRADDPHASDRLNTAIAQAVQESGIAAPSTTRVNGTLAIRAAIVNHRTAPADVDRLCDAVLRIGAELGAPVPEVQSTP from the coding sequence ATGACCCTTCCCCCCACCGCCCCGCCATCCGGCGGTTCGCTGGATCCCACCGACTGGGCGGAGCTGCGCGCGCAAGGCCACAGGATGCTCGACGACATGTTCGACTACCTGGCCGGCCTGCGCGAGCGCCCCGTCTGGCAGCCCGCGCCGGCCGACGTGCGCGCCGGCTTCAGCGCACCCCTGCCGCGCCAGCCGAGCAGCCTGGAGGCCGCGCACGGCCGTTTCATGCGCGACATCCTGCCCTATGCCGTGGGCAACGCACACCCCGGCTTCATGGGTTGGGTGCACGGCGGCGGCACCGCCGTCGGCATGCTGGCCGAAACGCTGGCCGCCGGCCTGAACGCCAACCTGGGCGGCCGCAACCAGATTCCGATCGAAGTGGAACGGCAGATCACCCGCTGGATGCGCGAACTGTTCGGCTTCCCGGAAGCCGCCAGCGGCCTGTTCGTGACGGGCACCTCCATGGCCAACCTGGTCGGCGTACTGGTGGCGCGCGCCGCCGCCCTGGGGCAGCCGGTCAGGCGCACGGGCGTGGCCGGACAGACGCGCTCAACCGCGCGGCTGGTGGCCTACACGTCCGCCTGCGCGCACACCTGCATCGCCCAGGCGATGGACATCACGGGCCTGGGCACCGACGCGCTGCGGCTGATTCCCGTCGACCGCGATTTCCGGATGGACCCGGCGGCCTTGCGCGCGGCCATCGCGGCCGACCGCCAGGCCGGCTTCCAGCCTTTCCTGATCGCCGGCACGGCCGGCACCGTGGACGTCGGAGCCATCGATCCGCTCGACGTCCTGGCCGACATCGCCGCCGACGAAGGCATGTGGTTCCATGTGGATGGCGCCTTCGGGGCACTGGCCATGCTTGCGCCCGCGCTGGCGCCTTTGCTGGCCGGCATCGAACGCGCCGATTCCATCGCCTTCGACTTCCACAAGTGGGGGCAAGTGCCCTACGACGCCGGTTTCATCCTGGTGCGCGACGGCGCGACGCATCGCGCCGCATTCGAAACCAGTGCGGCGTACCTGAGCCGGGAGACGCGCGGACTGGCCGCGGATTCGCCGTGGCCCTGCGACTACGGGCCGGACCTGTCGCGCGGCTTCCGCGCGCTGAAGACCTGGTTCACGCTGACGGTCTACGGGGCGGATCAACTCGGCGCCGCCATTGCCCGCACTTGCGACGTCGCCCGCCATCTGGCCCGCCGGGTCGCGGACGAGCCCCGGCTGGAACTGCTGGCGCCCGTGGCCTTGAACATCGTCTGCTTCCGCTACCGCGCGGACGACCCGCATGCCAGCGATCGGCTGAACACCGCCATCGCGCAGGCCGTGCAGGAATCCGGCATCGCCGCGCCATCCACCACGCGCGTCAACGGCACGCTGGCCATCCGCGCCGCCATCGTCAACCATCGCACCGCGCCCGCCGACGTCGACCGACTCTGCGACGCGGTGCTGCGCATCGGCGCCGAGCTGGGCGCGCCCGTACCGGAAGTCCAATCGACACCATGA
- a CDS encoding SRPBCC family protein, with protein sequence MASTTSKNVSQLLAFLSAKPELGPANLNDTERLMSGVGGGALVLAGLRRGGLVGVLAALAGGALVSRGLSGRCAVKARLAKTPHERAIAAERGWNTAAASSQRIVIQRPIAEVYAFCREFRNLPQFMEHVRTVEVMDGRRSHWTIEAPLGRSLEWDTVITEDVPGSRIAWESTPESPVRHTGSLSFSDVVGLGTEVQAVIAYEPPAGELGRIVSKLWGDSPGAQARDDLLRLKRFLEAGQDHVTASEDGD encoded by the coding sequence ATGGCATCCACAACGTCCAAGAACGTGTCGCAATTGCTGGCCTTTCTATCCGCAAAACCGGAACTGGGACCGGCCAACCTGAACGATACCGAGCGTTTGATGTCCGGCGTCGGCGGCGGGGCGCTGGTGCTGGCCGGCCTGCGCCGGGGCGGCCTCGTCGGGGTGCTGGCCGCTTTGGCGGGCGGCGCGCTGGTGAGCCGCGGGCTATCCGGCCGCTGCGCCGTCAAGGCGCGGCTGGCCAAGACGCCGCATGAACGCGCCATCGCCGCCGAGCGCGGCTGGAACACCGCCGCGGCGTCGTCCCAGCGCATCGTCATCCAGCGTCCGATTGCCGAGGTCTACGCCTTCTGCCGTGAATTCCGCAATCTTCCCCAGTTCATGGAACACGTCCGGACCGTCGAGGTGATGGACGGCCGGCGCAGCCACTGGACCATCGAAGCCCCCTTGGGGCGGTCGCTGGAATGGGACACCGTCATCACGGAAGACGTGCCGGGCAGCCGTATCGCCTGGGAATCGACGCCGGAGTCGCCGGTGCGGCACACAGGCTCCTTGAGCTTCAGCGACGTGGTCGGCCTGGGTACGGAAGTGCAAGCGGTGATCGCCTACGAACCGCCGGCGGGGGAACTCGGCCGCATCGTCTCCAAGCTATGGGGCGACAGCCCCGGGGCGCAAGCCCGCGACGACCTGTTGCGGCTCAAGCGTTTCCTGGAAGCGGGCCAGGACCACGTCACCGCCAGCGAGGACGGCGACTGA
- a CDS encoding MFS transporter: MSIEQQEGPATVGGAGPAPQGREPPGQEPQPPSPSGRGVAWLVAGAFFMEMLDATVITTALPEMAQSFGVRPADMSIGMSAYLLALAVFIPVSGWVADRYGPRRVFGGALALFTVASILCGLSQSLPQFTAARILQGLGGAMMVPVGRLAVLRVTPKQDLVKAIAIITWPGLAAPVIGPLVGGIVTTTLSWHWIFFLNVPLGLIALAANARLVRGSAGGRRPFDLPGFILTGVGCSVLMYAVDLCGKLDVEAGMVAGLMVLAVLSLALAVRHLRRTPHPLVDLTPMRYRTFAVTMYGGSLFRIAIGSAPFLLPLMFQVGFGLSPVQAGSLMLALFAGNLAMKPATTWVMRRFGFRRVLVGNGLLVAIGFGLCATLTAGTPAWWTSALLFFCGMSRSMQYTALNTLGFADIPKPAMTGATTLFSACQQLNAGLGIAFGAVALRAAEWLTSHGQAAPQPMQFRIALLLSALLAAVAVLDSARLPANAGADISGHRKPARRGAA; the protein is encoded by the coding sequence GTGAGCATCGAGCAGCAGGAGGGTCCGGCCACCGTCGGTGGCGCCGGGCCGGCGCCCCAGGGCCGGGAGCCACCGGGGCAGGAACCCCAGCCACCGTCCCCCAGCGGCCGCGGCGTGGCCTGGCTGGTCGCCGGCGCGTTCTTCATGGAAATGCTGGACGCCACCGTCATCACCACCGCCTTGCCCGAAATGGCCCAGAGTTTCGGCGTCCGGCCGGCGGACATGTCCATCGGCATGAGCGCCTACCTGCTGGCGCTCGCGGTGTTCATTCCCGTCAGCGGCTGGGTGGCCGACCGCTACGGCCCGCGCCGGGTCTTCGGCGGCGCGCTCGCCCTGTTCACCGTGGCGTCCATCCTGTGCGGATTGTCGCAATCGCTGCCGCAATTCACCGCCGCCCGCATCCTGCAGGGCCTGGGCGGGGCGATGATGGTGCCGGTGGGCCGCCTCGCGGTACTGCGCGTGACCCCCAAGCAGGATCTGGTCAAGGCCATCGCCATCATCACCTGGCCCGGCCTGGCCGCGCCGGTCATCGGTCCGCTGGTCGGCGGCATCGTCACCACCACCCTGAGCTGGCACTGGATCTTTTTCCTGAACGTTCCCCTGGGCCTGATCGCGCTGGCGGCCAACGCACGGCTGGTGCGTGGTAGCGCCGGCGGCAGGCGGCCCTTCGATCTGCCCGGCTTCATCCTGACCGGCGTGGGCTGCAGCGTGCTGATGTACGCCGTCGACCTGTGCGGCAAGCTGGACGTGGAAGCTGGAATGGTGGCGGGGCTGATGGTGCTGGCGGTGCTCTCGCTGGCGCTGGCGGTACGGCATCTGCGCCGCACGCCGCATCCGCTGGTCGACCTGACGCCCATGCGCTACCGGACATTCGCGGTCACCATGTACGGCGGCTCCCTGTTCCGTATCGCGATCGGCAGCGCGCCCTTCCTCTTGCCGCTGATGTTCCAGGTGGGGTTCGGCCTGTCGCCAGTGCAGGCGGGCTCGCTGATGCTGGCCTTGTTCGCCGGCAACCTGGCGATGAAGCCCGCCACCACCTGGGTGATGCGCAGGTTCGGCTTCCGTCGCGTGTTGGTGGGCAACGGGTTGCTCGTCGCCATCGGTTTCGGGCTGTGCGCCACGCTGACGGCGGGTACGCCGGCCTGGTGGACGTCCGCGCTGCTGTTCTTCTGCGGCATGAGCCGCTCGATGCAATACACGGCGCTGAACACGCTGGGCTTCGCCGACATTCCCAAGCCGGCCATGACCGGCGCGACCACGCTGTTCAGCGCCTGCCAGCAACTGAATGCCGGATTGGGCATCGCCTTCGGCGCGGTGGCCCTGCGCGCGGCGGAGTGGCTGACCAGCCATGGCCAGGCCGCGCCGCAGCCCATGCAATTCCGCATCGCCCTGTTGCTTTCGGCCTTGCTGGCCGCGGTGGCGGTGCTGGACAGCGCGCGGCTGCCCGCCAATGCCGGCGCGGACATCAGCGGGCACCGTAAACCCGCGCGGCGCGGAGCCGCGTGA
- a CDS encoding DUF6496 domain-containing protein: MPERKTLARAERDKKQGKSASTQAGEFVREQIDHVREGKHGVRSAKQAVAIGLSEARRSGVKVPTKSTASKTTKKKAKQDEAKAGRGATKSAKRSAASTRALKRESTAGASKRALSGQAKTAARKRTSTDRSAAARKAAQTKGAAGRSAAARKAARTRAANRQAQAR; encoded by the coding sequence ATGCCCGAACGCAAAACCCTGGCTCGCGCGGAGCGCGACAAGAAGCAAGGCAAGTCGGCGTCTACCCAGGCCGGCGAATTCGTCCGCGAACAGATCGATCATGTACGCGAAGGCAAGCACGGCGTGCGCTCGGCCAAGCAGGCCGTGGCGATCGGCTTGTCCGAGGCGCGCCGGTCCGGCGTCAAGGTGCCGACCAAATCCACCGCGTCCAAGACCACCAAGAAAAAGGCCAAGCAGGATGAAGCCAAGGCCGGTCGCGGCGCGACCAAGTCCGCCAAGCGGTCGGCGGCCAGCACGCGCGCGCTGAAGCGCGAGAGCACCGCTGGCGCGTCCAAGCGCGCGCTGTCGGGACAGGCCAAGACCGCGGCCCGCAAGCGCACGTCCACCGACAGGTCGGCGGCCGCACGCAAGGCCGCCCAGACCAAGGGCGCGGCAGGCCGTTCCGCCGCGGCACGCAAGGCCGCCCGCACCCGCGCGGCGAACCGGCAAGCCCAGGCGCGCTAG
- a CDS encoding ATP-grasp domain-containing protein, with protein sequence MTDTASPIAAERPPLIGKARLITLAFQQGDLEGLRQQLLARAQQDPDDANAALDLSMTLLLLGQRDTALALQRHAVQAQPLYHMPAARPGGVRLLALVSCGDFLANTPLEFLIADSDVSLDILYVGEGVPAPAALPPHDALIVAIGESAVNRPLLQALAGPVGQWHTPVVNHPEHVLKTSRDGLAAALRDAPGVVVPEIARVQRAAVEAMADGSSTPASLLPGVDYPILVRPVDSHAGHGLAKIDRAADLAEYLAGSYAAEFYVSRFVEYRGTDGRYRKYRVVLIDGKPYLGHLGISPRWMVHYLNADMAENAGNRAEEAEQMRDFDGGFGGRHAQAFAEIHRRVGLDYLVMDCAETPDGRLLVFEGDTCGVIHAMDPEDLYPYKPPYMRKIFAAFQDMLRRKAFP encoded by the coding sequence ATGACCGACACCGCATCCCCCATCGCCGCCGAACGCCCGCCGCTGATCGGCAAGGCGCGGCTCATCACCCTGGCCTTCCAGCAGGGCGACCTGGAAGGGTTGCGCCAGCAGTTGCTGGCGCGCGCCCAGCAGGATCCGGACGACGCCAATGCCGCGCTCGACCTGTCCATGACGCTGTTGCTGCTGGGCCAGCGCGACACTGCGCTGGCGCTGCAACGCCACGCGGTGCAGGCCCAGCCGCTGTACCACATGCCGGCGGCAAGGCCGGGCGGCGTGCGCCTGCTGGCGCTGGTGTCCTGCGGCGACTTCCTGGCCAACACGCCGCTGGAATTCCTGATTGCCGACTCCGACGTCTCGCTGGACATCCTGTACGTAGGCGAAGGCGTGCCCGCGCCGGCCGCGCTGCCGCCGCACGATGCGCTGATCGTGGCCATAGGCGAGTCGGCCGTGAATAGGCCGCTATTGCAGGCGCTGGCCGGACCCGTGGGACAGTGGCACACGCCGGTGGTGAATCATCCGGAACACGTCCTGAAGACCTCGCGCGACGGCCTGGCGGCGGCCCTGCGAGACGCGCCGGGCGTGGTCGTGCCGGAGATCGCGCGCGTCCAGCGCGCGGCCGTGGAAGCCATGGCAGATGGCAGCTCGACGCCCGCCAGCCTGCTGCCCGGCGTCGACTACCCCATACTCGTCCGCCCCGTCGATAGCCATGCGGGACATGGCCTGGCGAAGATCGACCGCGCCGCCGACCTGGCGGAGTACCTGGCCGGCAGCTACGCCGCCGAATTCTACGTGTCGCGTTTCGTCGAGTACCGCGGCACGGACGGCCGCTATCGCAAATACCGCGTGGTGCTGATCGACGGCAAGCCCTACCTGGGCCATCTCGGCATCTCGCCGCGCTGGATGGTGCATTACCTGAACGCCGACATGGCCGAAAACGCCGGCAACCGGGCCGAGGAAGCCGAGCAGATGCGCGACTTCGACGGCGGCTTCGGCGGTCGCCATGCGCAGGCCTTCGCCGAAATCCACCGTCGCGTCGGACTGGACTACCTGGTGATGGACTGCGCGGAAACGCCGGATGGCCGCCTGCTGGTCTTCGAAGGCGACACCTGCGGCGTCATCCACGCGATGGACCCGGAAGACCTCTATCCCTACAAGCCGCCGTACATGCGTAAGATTTTCGCGGCGTTCCAGGACATGCTGCGCCGCAAGGCCTTCCCCTGA
- a CDS encoding dodecin: MANHVYKQIELVGSSTTSSDDAISRAIERASSTLRNIEWFEVTSVRGHIEEGKVAHWQVGLKIGMRIEEAD, encoded by the coding sequence ATGGCCAATCACGTTTACAAGCAGATCGAGCTGGTCGGCTCTTCGACCACGTCCAGCGACGACGCGATTTCGCGCGCGATCGAACGCGCCTCGTCCACCTTGCGCAATATCGAGTGGTTCGAAGTGACCAGCGTGCGCGGGCATATCGAGGAGGGCAAGGTGGCCCACTGGCAGGTGGGCCTGAAGATAGGCATGCGTATAGAAGAAGCGGATTGA
- a CDS encoding M14 family metallopeptidase, whose protein sequence is MTFMGIIKEFLSGRDGGARRTGGITVGSMSSGMAVELPYVAVRGVQPGKTLWLHGQVHGDEINGMVAALRFAARLDPQAMRGNVVVTPTGNPHALDLRRKRNPYDDLDLDQCYPGNARGLISERLAYALMNEIRDTADLVINLHTMNPLFDAKPYAVYKLNPDSGIGESELLRAIALFEPSVACRMDVGGKGELPGNIAGALDYQCQTAGIPAFMLELGGGSRYEAANVVLAERGFERLAAQMGILDKQVAAPASVRRVTRRGWITFDQGGLFVPEAQAGDEVRKDALLGTAMDIYGTVREHIRVPADGIIIGLRRDPVVHTGERAAFIGYEWDSYAL, encoded by the coding sequence ATGACATTCATGGGCATCATCAAGGAATTTCTCTCGGGCCGCGATGGCGGCGCCCGCCGCACGGGCGGCATCACGGTCGGCTCGATGTCGTCGGGCATGGCGGTCGAACTGCCTTACGTCGCCGTGCGCGGCGTGCAACCCGGCAAGACGCTGTGGCTGCATGGGCAGGTGCATGGCGATGAAATCAACGGCATGGTGGCGGCGCTGCGCTTTGCCGCGCGGCTGGATCCGCAGGCCATGCGCGGCAACGTGGTCGTGACGCCGACGGGCAATCCGCACGCGCTGGATCTCCGGCGCAAACGCAATCCCTATGACGACCTGGATCTCGACCAGTGCTACCCGGGCAATGCGCGCGGCCTGATTTCCGAGCGGCTGGCATATGCGTTGATGAACGAGATACGCGATACGGCCGACCTGGTCATCAACCTGCATACGATGAACCCGCTGTTCGATGCGAAACCGTACGCGGTGTACAAGCTGAATCCCGATAGCGGGATCGGTGAGAGCGAGCTGCTGCGCGCCATCGCCTTGTTCGAGCCTAGCGTCGCCTGCCGTATGGATGTGGGTGGAAAGGGCGAGCTACCGGGCAATATCGCCGGCGCGCTGGACTATCAATGCCAGACGGCCGGCATTCCCGCGTTCATGCTCGAACTGGGCGGCGGCAGCCGCTACGAGGCCGCCAATGTGGTGCTGGCGGAACGCGGCTTTGAACGCCTGGCCGCGCAGATGGGCATACTGGACAAGCAGGTGGCGGCGCCGGCGTCGGTGCGCCGCGTGACGCGGCGGGGCTGGATCACCTTCGATCAGGGAGGACTTTTCGTGCCGGAGGCGCAGGCCGGCGACGAAGTGCGCAAGGACGCCTTGTTGGGCACGGCGATGGATATATACGGCACGGTGCGCGAGCACATCCGCGTGCCCGCGGACGGCATCATCATCGGCCTGCGGCGCGATCCCGTCGTGCATACCGGGGAGCGCGCCGCATTCATCGGCTACGAATGGGACAGCTACGCGCTGTGA
- a CDS encoding molybdopterin guanine dinucleotide-containing S/N-oxide reductase has translation MTSIPSHERRYPQLAHWGAFNAVVRDGRLVACEPFEQDPAPSRMLEAIAPMVYSPRRIARPAVRKSWLATHGAAGGELRGRDEFVEVDWDVALDLVAAEIGRTREEQGADGIFCGSYGWSSAGRLHHARSLIRRFYFAGGGGVDQVGNYSWGTAQFILPHVIGTYTPLTGRVTSWPSIIAHTDVFLAFGGLALKNGQVSSGGAAEHTQEYWLRQLAAKGARVVNVSPTRGDCPAFLDAEWIPIRPNTDVALMLALAHELRRMDAHDPAFLASHCVGYPALEAYFMGTADGVPKSPEWAAPITGIPAERIRELARALRGTRSYLTCSFAVQRAQHGEQPYWMAIALAAMLGQIGLPGGGFGFGHGSMNGVGNPRIATPGPEMPVGRNPADLSIPVARLTDMLERPGQPYPFQGQTHRYPDIHFIHWAGGNPFHHHQQLNRLLRAWRDKPRTIVVNEIWWTPVARHADIVLPITTSLERNDIGGSSRDRYALAMHRAIDPVGQARNDLDVFADLAQRLGYRDRYTEGRDEMAWIRHIYAQFARTQEHAGITMPDFDAFWRLGHVRLPSPATDFILFEDFREDPAAHPLRTPSGRIELYSQTLASYGCEDCGPHPRWMPPGEWLGAPAARDYPLHLLTVQPADRLHSQLDPAPLAQSGKVAGREAVRIHPADAQARGLRDGDVVRLYNARGACLAGARLDDGLLPGTVVMATGAWFAPPAGDDAPEDAGTANVLTLDVGTSTLTQGPNAMSCLVQAERWRAGRNDTTGA, from the coding sequence ATGACTTCCATTCCATCCCATGAGCGGCGCTATCCGCAGCTCGCGCATTGGGGCGCGTTCAACGCCGTGGTGCGCGACGGCCGGCTGGTTGCCTGCGAGCCTTTCGAGCAGGACCCCGCGCCTTCGCGCATGCTCGAGGCCATCGCGCCCATGGTCTATTCGCCGCGCCGCATCGCGCGGCCGGCGGTGCGCAAGTCCTGGCTTGCCACGCACGGCGCGGCGGGCGGCGAATTGCGCGGCCGCGATGAATTCGTCGAGGTCGATTGGGACGTGGCGCTGGACCTGGTGGCGGCGGAAATCGGGCGGACGCGCGAAGAGCAGGGCGCCGACGGCATATTCTGCGGGTCTTACGGCTGGTCCTCCGCCGGTCGCCTGCACCACGCCCGTTCGCTGATACGCCGCTTCTATTTCGCCGGCGGGGGCGGCGTCGACCAGGTCGGCAACTACAGCTGGGGCACGGCGCAATTCATCTTGCCCCATGTCATCGGCACGTACACGCCGCTGACCGGCCGCGTCACTTCCTGGCCCAGCATCATCGCGCATACCGACGTGTTCCTGGCATTCGGCGGGCTGGCGCTGAAGAACGGCCAGGTGTCGTCCGGCGGCGCGGCGGAACATACGCAGGAATACTGGCTGCGGCAACTGGCGGCCAAGGGTGCGCGCGTCGTCAACGTCAGCCCGACGCGCGGCGATTGCCCCGCCTTCCTGGATGCCGAGTGGATACCCATACGGCCGAATACCGACGTCGCGCTGATGCTGGCGCTGGCGCACGAACTGCGCCGCATGGACGCCCACGACCCGGCCTTCCTGGCCAGCCATTGCGTCGGCTACCCCGCGCTGGAAGCCTACTTCATGGGGACCGCCGACGGCGTGCCGAAATCGCCGGAATGGGCGGCGCCCATCACCGGGATTCCCGCCGAACGCATCCGCGAGTTGGCGCGGGCACTGCGCGGCACGCGCAGCTATCTGACGTGTTCGTTCGCCGTGCAGCGCGCGCAACACGGTGAGCAGCCGTACTGGATGGCGATCGCGCTGGCGGCGATGCTGGGGCAGATCGGTCTGCCGGGCGGCGGCTTCGGTTTCGGCCATGGTTCGATGAATGGCGTGGGCAATCCGCGCATCGCCACGCCCGGGCCAGAGATGCCCGTGGGACGCAATCCCGCGGATCTGTCCATCCCGGTGGCGCGGCTGACGGACATGCTGGAAAGGCCGGGCCAGCCATATCCCTTCCAGGGCCAGACACACCGCTATCCGGATATCCATTTCATCCACTGGGCCGGCGGCAATCCCTTCCATCACCACCAGCAGCTGAATCGCCTGTTGCGGGCATGGCGCGACAAGCCGCGCACCATCGTCGTCAATGAAATCTGGTGGACGCCGGTGGCGCGCCATGCCGACATCGTCCTGCCGATCACCACGTCGCTGGAGCGCAACGATATCGGCGGCTCTTCACGCGACCGCTATGCGCTGGCCATGCATCGCGCCATCGATCCGGTCGGCCAGGCGCGCAACGACCTGGACGTCTTCGCCGACCTGGCGCAGCGGCTGGGCTATCGCGACCGCTATACCGAAGGCCGCGACGAAATGGCGTGGATCCGCCATATCTATGCGCAGTTCGCCCGGACGCAAGAGCATGCGGGCATCACGATGCCGGACTTCGACGCGTTCTGGCGACTGGGGCACGTCAGGCTGCCGTCGCCCGCCACCGATTTCATCCTGTTCGAGGACTTCCGCGAGGATCCGGCGGCGCACCCGCTGCGCACACCCAGCGGACGCATCGAACTCTACAGCCAGACCCTGGCGTCGTACGGCTGCGAGGACTGCGGACCGCATCCGCGCTGGATGCCGCCGGGCGAATGGCTGGGCGCGCCGGCGGCGCGCGATTATCCGCTGCACCTGCTGACGGTGCAGCCGGCCGATCGACTGCACAGCCAGCTGGATCCCGCGCCCCTGGCGCAATCCGGCAAGGTGGCGGGGCGCGAGGCCGTGCGCATCCATCCCGCGGACGCGCAGGCGCGTGGACTGCGCGATGGCGACGTCGTGCGCCTGTATAACGCGCGCGGCGCCTGCCTGGCCGGCGCTCGGCTGGACGACGGGCTGCTGCCCGGCACGGTGGTGATGGCCACGGGTGCCTGGTTCGCGCCGCCGGCCGGCGACGATGCGCCGGAAGACGCCGGCACCGCCAACGTCCTGACGCTGGACGTCGGCACTTCCACTTTGACGCAAGGACCGAACGCCATGAGCTGCCTGGTACAGGCGGAGCGCTGGCGTGCCGGCCGCAACGATACGACAGGAGCATGA